Proteins encoded together in one Halomarina salina window:
- a CDS encoding ABC transporter ATP-binding protein, whose amino-acid sequence MVIVAEDVRREYGDTVALDGVSLSIDDGEVYALIGPNGAGKTTLIRALTGTTDYEGRVELFGTDPQTADAERLGLLPQSFSPPERLTARELVDYYGGLYDHARPTDEVLADVGMAEHADTWYEKLSGGQQRRTCVAVALVNDPDLLVLDEPTTAIDPAGRRSLWDLLDSLVAGGTTVLLTTHSMAEAERLADRVGLLADGDLVAEGTPRELVEAYGGQSRLTVDTEGAVADAAASAVEGAGYRVATTGRGIVVRDAMPEDIAPIVDALGAADVSYHALRWERPDLESVYLALTGTGVTETGEAVEREEAAA is encoded by the coding sequence ATGGTCATCGTCGCCGAGGACGTCCGCAGGGAGTACGGCGACACCGTCGCGCTCGACGGCGTCTCGCTCTCCATCGACGACGGCGAGGTGTACGCGCTCATCGGGCCGAACGGCGCGGGGAAGACGACGCTCATCCGCGCGCTGACGGGCACCACCGACTACGAGGGGCGCGTCGAACTGTTCGGGACCGACCCGCAGACGGCCGACGCCGAGCGCCTCGGCCTGCTCCCGCAGTCGTTCTCGCCGCCGGAGCGACTCACCGCCCGCGAACTGGTCGACTACTACGGCGGCCTCTACGACCACGCCCGGCCGACCGACGAGGTGCTCGCCGACGTCGGGATGGCCGAGCACGCCGACACGTGGTACGAGAAGCTCTCGGGGGGCCAGCAGCGTCGCACCTGCGTCGCCGTCGCGCTGGTCAACGACCCGGACCTGCTGGTCCTCGACGAACCGACGACGGCCATCGACCCGGCGGGTCGCCGGTCGCTCTGGGACCTGCTCGACTCGCTCGTCGCGGGCGGGACGACGGTGCTCCTGACGACCCACTCGATGGCCGAGGCCGAACGCCTCGCCGACCGGGTCGGCCTGCTCGCCGACGGCGACCTCGTCGCCGAGGGGACGCCCCGCGAACTCGTCGAAGCGTACGGCGGCCAGTCGCGGCTGACCGTCGACACCGAGGGGGCGGTCGCCGACGCGGCCGCGAGCGCCGTCGAGGGAGCGGGCTACCGCGTCGCCACGACGGGTCGGGGTATCGTCGTCCGGGACGCGATGCCCGAGGACATCGCGCCCATCGTCGACGCCCTCGGAGCGGCCGACGTGTCGTACCACGCCCTGCGCTGGGAGCGTCCGGACCTCGAATCGGTCTACCTCGCGCTCACCGGGACGGGCGTGACGGAGACGGGTGAAGCGGTCGAACGCGAGGAGGCCGCGGCGTGA
- a CDS encoding DUF5803 family protein translates to MRRALALCLLVLLTVSAGCTSLFGPGEVSDDQLNENATYDDVWQQDAQVYIDVRSNDYRAVYDLGENRTTLQVFGRNAFGLERPLDISGLRYRFDNGTVVSTDQHANFTVDQGREQLRITVPEANGTLAFTAPKSGKSFGVPAFIEGVSYEAALPPKTDVAVPLLSSVDPSPTRTTDEDGRIHIYWDSVSRDVSVRYYLDRDLLIFGALAGILTVAGIAGALYYLRQIRELERRREDVALDVNREE, encoded by the coding sequence ATGAGGCGTGCGCTCGCGCTCTGTCTGCTCGTCCTGTTGACGGTGAGCGCGGGCTGTACCAGCCTCTTCGGCCCCGGCGAGGTGAGCGACGACCAGTTGAACGAGAACGCCACCTACGACGACGTCTGGCAGCAGGACGCCCAGGTCTACATCGACGTGCGGTCGAACGACTACCGCGCCGTCTACGACCTGGGCGAGAACCGCACGACGTTACAGGTGTTCGGCCGCAACGCGTTCGGCCTCGAACGGCCGCTCGACATCAGCGGCCTCCGGTATCGCTTCGACAACGGTACCGTCGTCAGCACCGACCAGCACGCCAACTTCACGGTCGACCAGGGGCGCGAGCAGTTGCGCATCACCGTCCCCGAGGCGAACGGCACGCTCGCGTTCACCGCGCCGAAGAGCGGCAAGTCGTTCGGCGTCCCGGCGTTCATCGAGGGCGTCTCCTACGAGGCGGCGCTGCCGCCGAAGACGGACGTGGCGGTGCCACTGCTCTCCAGCGTCGACCCGAGTCCCACGAGGACGACCGACGAGGACGGGCGCATCCACATCTACTGGGACTCCGTCTCCCGCGACGTCTCGGTGCGCTACTACCTCGACCGGGACCTGCTCATCTTCGGGGCGCTGGCGGGCATCCTCACCGTCGCGGGCATCGCCGGCGCGCTGTACTACCTCCGACAGATCCGCGAACTCGAACGTCGGCGCGAGGACGTCGCGCTCGACGTGAACCGCGAGGAGTGA
- a CDS encoding DUF2110 family protein, giving the protein MVVLATKLYVEGDARERAVDSLRSLVANDLADLDVEWTLGVREDGFPSVTVEGDDEVVARNLLREEWGAITPTFEAGEEYVGTLESWDDEGFVLDAGERVRIPASELGLGQGSPAQIRKRFGLVQHVPLRFVYDDDAPRLADSERDRLYDWTRADTGRLNVNSATRAEVRATMNRAGHARDVVTVERLGLLEQSVVCTEGTDPPGLLASVGEYLPAELLCVVP; this is encoded by the coding sequence ATGGTCGTCCTCGCGACGAAACTCTACGTCGAAGGCGACGCGCGCGAGCGTGCGGTCGACTCGCTGCGCTCGCTCGTCGCCAACGACCTGGCGGACCTGGACGTCGAGTGGACGCTCGGCGTCCGGGAGGACGGCTTCCCCTCGGTGACCGTCGAGGGTGACGACGAGGTGGTCGCCCGGAACCTGCTCCGCGAGGAGTGGGGTGCCATCACGCCGACCTTCGAGGCCGGCGAGGAGTACGTCGGCACCCTGGAGTCGTGGGACGACGAGGGGTTCGTACTCGACGCGGGCGAACGCGTCCGTATCCCCGCGAGCGAACTCGGCCTCGGGCAGGGGTCGCCCGCCCAGATTCGCAAACGGTTCGGCCTCGTCCAGCACGTCCCGCTCCGGTTCGTCTACGACGACGACGCGCCGCGACTCGCCGACAGCGAGCGGGACCGACTGTACGACTGGACCCGCGCCGACACCGGTCGGCTCAACGTCAACAGCGCGACCCGCGCGGAGGTGCGGGCGACGATGAACCGCGCCGGTCACGCACGGGACGTCGTCACCGTCGAGCGTCTCGGGTTGCTCGAACAGTCGGTCGTCTGCACGGAGGGGACGGACCCGCCCGGACTGCTCGCCAGCGTCGGGGAGTACCTCCCAGCCGAACTGCTCTGCGTGGTCCCATGA
- a CDS encoding transcription factor, protein MAFEELLNDPVIQKYLHELVGPTGMPVAAAPPDGEVTDEELAEDLGLELNDVRRALFILYENDLASYRRVRDEDSGWLTYLWTFEYDQVPEILEEEMYHLLEALETRKDYEADNEFYLCPEESIRFEFGEAMEFTFECPSCGADLESMSNDQLIRAMDERIAALREELNVESADEAQA, encoded by the coding sequence ATGGCTTTCGAGGAGCTACTGAACGACCCCGTCATCCAGAAGTATCTACACGAGCTGGTTGGACCGACGGGGATGCCCGTCGCCGCCGCCCCTCCCGACGGCGAGGTGACAGACGAGGAACTCGCCGAGGACCTCGGACTGGAACTCAACGACGTCCGGCGCGCGCTGTTCATCCTCTACGAGAACGACCTCGCGTCGTACCGCCGCGTCCGCGACGAGGACTCCGGGTGGCTGACGTACCTCTGGACGTTCGAGTACGACCAGGTCCCCGAGATTCTCGAAGAGGAGATGTACCACCTCCTGGAGGCGCTGGAGACCCGCAAGGACTACGAGGCGGACAACGAGTTCTACCTCTGTCCGGAGGAGTCCATCCGCTTCGAGTTCGGTGAGGCGATGGAGTTCACCTTCGAGTGTCCCTCCTGCGGTGCCGACCTGGAGTCGATGAGCAACGACCAGTTGATCCGGGCGATGGACGAGCGCATCGCGGCGCTCCGCGAGGAACTCAACGTCGAGTCGGCCGACGAGGCCCAGGCGTAG
- a CDS encoding methyltransferase — MNRAPYSLALKSRVADGPATYRFQTADGVPSKESFRPTELLLLDHLWGTDPGVVLCPEANYGVVGTVLSGRADAVHLTETSARAARLSETNLRRNDAEATVEVRADLAGLDRRFDAVAHAPMPSTPIPVAKQRLRDALSRLHPHGVYYLSATDQSGLPRYADCLRDLGARVERVRTDGACALLRAERPDTVPPRSYVTPRRLRPAVSGVELPLVSVPGTFSVGSLDDGTRLLVEAASVEDGDRVLDLCCGYGAIGLYAGRTADCDLWLTDDDRVATTCAAGNLRAAGVDGTVVTADCLDGVADRAFDRVLCNPPTHAGDGVLAELFADAHDVLAPEGLLSVVHHRALDLHEHLRHYSSVEKRRTRAEHVVLEARL; from the coding sequence ATGAACCGCGCGCCCTACAGCCTCGCACTGAAGTCGCGCGTCGCCGACGGTCCGGCGACCTATCGGTTCCAGACGGCCGACGGCGTCCCGTCGAAGGAGTCCTTCCGACCCACCGAACTCCTCCTGCTCGACCACCTCTGGGGGACGGACCCAGGCGTCGTCCTCTGTCCCGAGGCGAACTACGGGGTCGTCGGCACCGTCCTGTCCGGGCGGGCCGACGCCGTCCACCTCACCGAGACGAGCGCCCGCGCCGCTCGCCTCTCCGAGACGAACCTGCGACGGAACGACGCGGAGGCGACGGTCGAGGTTCGCGCCGACCTCGCAGGCCTCGACCGTCGGTTCGACGCCGTCGCACACGCGCCGATGCCGTCCACACCGATACCGGTCGCGAAGCAGCGACTCCGCGACGCCCTGTCGAGACTCCACCCCCACGGCGTCTACTATCTGTCGGCGACGGACCAGTCCGGCCTGCCGAGGTACGCCGACTGCCTCAGGGACCTCGGAGCACGCGTCGAACGCGTTCGAACGGACGGCGCGTGTGCACTGCTCCGCGCGGAGCGCCCCGACACCGTCCCGCCGCGGTCCTACGTGACTCCCCGACGACTCCGCCCGGCCGTGAGCGGGGTCGAACTCCCGCTGGTGTCGGTGCCCGGCACGTTCTCCGTGGGGTCGCTCGACGACGGAACTCGACTGCTCGTCGAGGCGGCGAGCGTCGAGGACGGGGACCGGGTGCTCGACCTCTGCTGTGGGTACGGGGCGATCGGTCTCTACGCTGGGCGGACCGCGGACTGCGACCTCTGGCTCACCGACGACGACCGGGTCGCGACGACCTGTGCCGCCGGTAACCTCCGTGCAGCGGGGGTCGACGGCACCGTCGTCACCGCCGACTGTCTCGACGGTGTCGCCGACCGGGCGTTCGACCGTGTCCTCTGTAACCCGCCGACGCACGCCGGCGACGGCGTTCTCGCAGAGTTGTTCGCCGACGCACACGACGTACTCGCGCCAGAAGGTCTACTGAGCGTCGTCCACCACCGCGCACTCGACCTCCACGAGCACCTGCGCCACTACAGTTCGGTCGAGAAGCGCCGCACGAGAGCCGAGCACGTCGTTCTGGAGGCGAGACTGTAG
- a CDS encoding tRNA (cytidine(56)-2'-O)-methyltransferase translates to MDEHEVAVLRLGHRPGRDNRMTTHVGLTARALGADRVVLAGDATQSRATIEDITDRFGGPFAVEQTDEPKRVVREFPGRVVHLTMYGLPVQEVAGELRDAHANEPLLVVVGAEKVSFDVYEAADWNVGVTNQPHSEVAGLAVLLDRLFEGRELDRSWEGADRHVVPMATGKKVVPADSEE, encoded by the coding sequence ATGGACGAACACGAGGTCGCGGTGCTCCGACTGGGCCACCGGCCGGGGCGAGACAACCGGATGACGACCCACGTCGGTCTCACCGCCCGGGCGCTGGGAGCCGACCGCGTGGTGCTGGCGGGCGACGCCACCCAGTCGCGAGCGACCATCGAGGACATCACCGACCGCTTCGGCGGGCCGTTCGCCGTCGAACAGACCGACGAACCGAAGCGCGTCGTCCGGGAGTTCCCCGGCCGCGTCGTCCACCTGACGATGTACGGGCTTCCCGTCCAGGAGGTAGCGGGAGAACTCCGAGACGCGCACGCGAACGAACCGCTGCTGGTGGTCGTCGGCGCGGAGAAGGTGTCGTTCGACGTCTACGAGGCCGCCGACTGGAACGTGGGCGTGACGAACCAGCCGCACTCGGAGGTAGCGGGGCTCGCCGTCCTCCTCGACAGACTGTTCGAGGGGCGGGAGCTCGACCGCTCCTGGGAGGGTGCCGACCGGCACGTCGTCCCGATGGCGACCGGGAAGAAGGTCGTCCCGGCCGATTCGGAGGAGTAA
- a CDS encoding BsuPI-related putative proteinase inhibitor — protein sequence MLTGELAVETDGTVRFVFEVENTGEDPEEVTFRNGGHADCAVYDGDDEVWRWSVGQMFTQAIEHETVEPGETLRYGFEWEPPEPGEYTARAELRPEGDCTAETTFSVE from the coding sequence ATGCTCACAGGCGAGTTGGCGGTCGAGACGGACGGCACGGTCCGATTCGTCTTCGAGGTCGAGAACACAGGTGAGGACCCGGAAGAGGTGACGTTCCGCAACGGTGGCCACGCGGACTGCGCTGTCTACGACGGCGACGACGAGGTGTGGCGGTGGTCCGTCGGTCAGATGTTCACGCAGGCCATCGAACACGAGACGGTCGAACCCGGCGAGACGCTCCGCTACGGGTTCGAGTGGGAGCCACCGGAGCCGGGTGAGTACACCGCCCGCGCCGAGTTGCGACCGGAGGGCGACTGCACGGCCGAGACGACGTTCTCGGTCGAGTGA